The Microbacterium limosum genome contains a region encoding:
- a CDS encoding thiamine pyrophosphate-binding protein → MKAEAVDAVIRGLKRAGVSVATYLPDSLLKELYPALDADPDIRTIPVTNEGEGAAIAGGVFLSGKRAVLVMENSGLRAATEHLARMGLGAGIPVVMIMSYRGEMGENNWWAIPHGITMEPLLQTLRTPYTVVREVDEIETAVVRAYETAYASYYHAAVVLGGDLVR, encoded by the coding sequence ATGAAAGCCGAAGCCGTCGACGCGGTCATCCGCGGACTGAAGCGCGCGGGGGTGAGCGTTGCGACCTACCTGCCGGACTCCCTGCTCAAGGAGCTCTACCCGGCCCTCGACGCCGACCCCGACATCCGCACGATCCCCGTCACCAACGAGGGCGAGGGCGCCGCGATCGCGGGAGGCGTCTTCCTGTCGGGCAAGCGCGCCGTGCTCGTGATGGAGAACTCGGGGCTGCGGGCCGCGACCGAGCATCTGGCCCGGATGGGGCTCGGCGCCGGCATCCCCGTCGTGATGATCATGAGCTACCGCGGCGAGATGGGCGAGAACAACTGGTGGGCGATCCCGCATGGCATCACGATGGAGCCGCTCCTGCAGACGTTGCGTACTCCGTACACGGTCGTCCGAGAGGTGGACGAGATCGAGACGGCCGTCGTGCGCGCGTACGAGACGGCGTATGCCTCGTACTACCACGCCGCCGTCGTCCTCGGAGGGGATCTGGTCCGATGA